Proteins from a genomic interval of Lycium ferocissimum isolate CSIRO_LF1 chromosome 2, AGI_CSIRO_Lferr_CH_V1, whole genome shotgun sequence:
- the LOC132037676 gene encoding plant cysteine oxidase 2: MGIEKIASDRKDKENIDLKKKRKRRRKIVVSRVQKLYEICKKVFANCEPGVVPSPENIERVKAVLDKMTEADVGLTPSMPYFKSTLSHRPPEITYLHIHECDNFSIGIFCLPPKAVIPLHNHPGMTVFSKLLLGKMHIKSYDWADNLLRESTPNANIFDNGEGDRIGPRLAKLKVNSEFKAPCKTSILYPADGGNMHCFTATTACAVLDVLGPPYCDPEGRHCQYYYDFPFVNFSVDGLSVPEEQHSEYAWLKEREKPEDLTVAGALYTEPNLVLK; this comes from the exons ATGGGGATTGAGAAAATTGCAAGTGATAGGAAAGATAAGGAGAACATAGACTTGAAGAAGAAGCGAAAAAGGAGGAGGAAAATAGTAGTGTCAAGGGTTCAAAAACTCTATGAAATATGCAAAAAAGTGTTTGCTAATTGTGAACCAGGTGTTGTGCCTTCACCGGAAAATATTGAACGTGTTAAGGCAGTTTTAG ATAAAATGACTGAAGCAGATGTTGGTTTGACGCCGAGTATGCCATATTTCAAGTCAACATTATCTCACAGGCCTCCTGAAATAACATACCTGCATATCCATGAATGTGACAATTTCTCG ATTGGTATCTTTTGCTTACCACCAAAAGCTGTCATTCCTCTTCATAACCATCCTGGAATGACAGTTTTCAGTAAGCTTCTGTTGGGGAAAATGCACATAAAATCTTACGACTGGGCGGACAATCTCCTCCGTGAATCAACTCCAAATGCCAATATTTTTGACA ATGGTGAAGGGGATCGTATAGGACCGCGTCTTGCAAAATTGAAGGTGAATTCGGAGTTTAAAGCTCCTTGCAAGACTTCAATCCTCTATCCAGCTGATGGAGGTAATATGCACTGCTTCACAGCAACTACAGCCTGCGCCGTACTAGACGTGCTCGGCCCACCTTATTGTGATCCTGAAGGTCGCCACTGCCAATACTACTATGACTTCCCCTTTGTCAATTTCTCAG TGGATGGCTTGTCAGTGCCTGAGGAACAGCATAGTGAATATGCGTGGCTCAAAGAGAGGGAGAAACCTGAGGACTTAACTGTAGCTGGAGCATTGTACACTGAACCAAATTTAGTACTAAAGTGA